Genomic segment of Bacteroidales bacterium:
TCGGACCTGCCGAACTATTCATCAACACCTCTTCTATTCCAACATTCAAATTCCCGGTTGGATCACGCTTGTAATAGATTTCATAGTTGCCGTCACGGAAATCAGTCCAGGTCACGTTTACCTGGGTGCCGGACACCGAAACGAAAGGATAAAAGGAATCTGCAGGGTCATAAGTAAGCCGTGTATCTGGTTCCCAGGAATCTCCTCCATCAAAAGAATATTTGTAATATATTTCAAGAAGATTTCCAATACGATTATCCTGCCAGACAATAAATATTCCATCACCACATACCGCTAAGTTTGGAAATTCTGAATTACCGGCGTAATTGGTCAGGCGGGTATCTTCTCCCCATGTTAATCCTCCATCTGAAGAATGCTTAAAATAGATCTCGGTGAAATAATACCCAAAATCCCAATCCCGGCCGTCCACCCAGACAATATAGACATCTGATTCGTAAGCTGCTATATCAGGTACCCAGGAATCGTAATCAGCAATTGTAAGCCTGGTTTCTTCGTCCCATGTCTCCCCCTCATCCTCTGAGCGCGAATAATAAATTTCCTTGTTCATGTCCCGGTTATCATTCCACACGACATGCACAATTGGTCCCACAGCACATACAGAAGGATTGCCCGATACCGCCTGATCTTCAGTGAGACGGATGGCAGGTTCCCAGGTCAGGCCACCATCAGTAGAGCGTTGGAAGAATATTTCCCACCACCCCTCGCTTTCATCATAATATACTAAATATATATTCGATCCTGAAGAAGTTATGGAAGGCCCCTGGGTAAGTCCTGGAGTATCGGTCAGCCTGAAATCTTCTCCCCAGCTATCGCCACCATCTTCAGAACATTTATAATAGATTTCATAGTTTAAATCACCATCATCATTCCATACAACATGCACTGTTGATCCGGAAACAGTTATGGCAGCATTTTGAGAATTAAATGGCCTGTTGGTGAGTCGGACATCATTTCCCCAGGTTTGCTCCCCGTCAACAGACCGTTTATAGTATATCTCATAGTTCCCGTCACGGTCATCAGACCAGACCATGTGCACCGTATCACCGGAAGATGCCAGGCCACGCTTGCTGTAGTTTGTGGAGGTGAAGGGATCGTCCGTAAGCCTGAAATCAGCTTCCCACTGGGCGAAGCAGTATTGTGATATAAAGCAGGAAACGAGGAAAATGAATAACTTTTTCATGGATGCTGGATTTAATTGATAGATTTATGTACCATGCTGGCATTTATTACGGAGCTGAGCTTTTTGTGAACTTTACAATACCTATTATGCCTTTCTTATTATAAACTTTCAGTAAATAAATCCCTGGTCGGAGTTCGGAAATATCAGCCTGGTAAGGGAATGATGAAATGTCGCCGAATTCTTTCATTTCACGCCCATATAAATCAACAATCGTTATTCTGACTGCCAACTGCCGACTGCCGACTGTCAACTGCCGCCTTGCAGGGTTCGGAAAAACCGTGATGCATTTTTCACTCTTGACAATTGCCATGTCATCAATTCCGACCACCAGGTTTCCTGTCGGGTCCCGCTTATAGTAGATTTCATAGTTTCCATCCCGGGAATCATACCACATCACGTTCAGCTGCGAACCTGAAACAGCTATAAAAGGCCTGTAAGATCCCGCCGCATCTTCAGTCAGCCTGGTATCAGGCCCCCAGGTATCGCCGCTATCATATGAGCATTTATAATAGATCTCACGGTTTCCATCGCGGGTTTCTTCCCAAAAAACGAACAAATGATCTTCTGAAACAGCTAAATTTGGAAACCAGGATTGATTCGGATCATTCGTCAGGCGAATGTTTTCTCCCCAGGTCAGGCCATTGTCCGTTGATTTCATGAAATAGAT
This window contains:
- a CDS encoding exo-alpha-sialidase, producing MKKLFIFLVSCFISQYCFAQWEADFRLTDDPFTSTNYSKRGLASSGDTVHMVWSDDRDGNYEIYYKRSVDGEQTWGNDVRLTNRPFNSQNAAITVSGSTVHVVWNDDGDLNYEIYYKCSEDGGDSWGEDFRLTDTPGLTQGPSITSSGSNIYLVYYDESEGWWEIFFQRSTDGGLTWEPAIRLTEDQAVSGNPSVCAVGPIVHVVWNDNRDMNKEIYYSRSEDEGETWDEETRLTIADYDSWVPDIAAYESDVYIVWVDGRDWDFGYYFTEIYFKHSSDGGLTWGEDTRLTNYAGNSEFPNLAVCGDGIFIVWQDNRIGNLLEIYYKYSFDGGDSWEPDTRLTYDPADSFYPFVSVSGTQVNVTWTDFRDGNYEIYYKRDPTGNLNVGIEEVLMNSSAGPIYVYPNPASRQLTVSSQQSAVSGQRSAVRLSIVDLYGREIKEFEYISSFPYRIDISDLWDGLYILRVESEEGKSGSAKFLKIDE